The following proteins are co-located in the Trichomycterus rosablanca isolate fTriRos1 chromosome 14, fTriRos1.hap1, whole genome shotgun sequence genome:
- the pds5a gene encoding sister chromatid cohesion protein PDS5 homolog A isoform X3 → MEFPQQHQKPAGDGKIIYPLGVKEITDKISNDEVVKRLKLVVKTYMDMDQDSEEEKQQYLALALHLASEFFLRNPNKDVRLLVACCLADIFRIYAPEAPYTSHDKLKEIFLFITRQLKGLEDTKSPQFNRYFYLLENLAWVKSYNICFELEDCNEIFIQLFKTLFSVINNSHNQKVQMHMLDLMSSIITEGDGVTQELLDTILINLIPAHKNLNKQAYDLAKTLLKRTVQAIENCIASFFNQVLVMGKSSVSDLSEHVFDLIQELFSIDPLLLVSVMPQLEFKLKSNDGEERLAVVKLLAKLFGVKDSELATQNRPLWQCFLGRFNDIHVPVRLECVKFASHCLMNHPDLAKDLTEYLKVRSHDPEEAIRHDVIVTIINAGKKDLSLVNDQLLGFVRERMLDKRWRVRKEAMMGLAQLYKKYCLHHEAGKESAQKISWIKDKLLHIYYQNSIDDKLLVEKIFAQFMVPHNLETEEKMKCLYYLYACLDTNAVKALNEMWKCQNMLRGLVKELLDLHKLPTVRNASDPIRPACPPDSHACVVVCPQSEANTAAMFAKLMTVAKNLPDPGKAQDFMKKFNQVLGEDEKLRLQLEQLISPTCSCKQAELCVREITRKLTYPKQPTNPFLEMVKFLLERIAPVHIDSEAISALVKLLNKSIEGTADDEDEGVTPDTAIRAGLELLKVLSFTHPTSFHSAETYESLLQCLKMEDDKVAEAAIQIFRNTGQKIEAELQQIRSTLIPVLHQKAKRGTPHQAKQAVHCIHSIFHNKEVQLAQIFEPLSRSLNADVPEQLITPLVSLGHISMLAPDQFASPMKSIVANFIVKDLLMNDRSVGSKNGRLWTADDEVSPEVLAKVQAIKLLVRWLLGMKNNQSKSANSTLRLLSAMLVSEGDLTEQKKICKSDMSRLRLAAGSAILKLAQEPCYHDIITPEQFQLCGLVINDECYQVRQIFAQKLHMALVKLLLPLEYLAVFALCAKDPVKERRAHARQCLLKNISVRREYIKQNPMAQEKLLSLLPEYVVPYMIHLLAHDPDFTKPQDLEQLRDIKECLWFMLEVLMTKNENNSHSFLRKMVENIKQTKDAQAPDDPKANEKLYIVCDVAMFVITNKSTSCHLDSPKDPVLPVKFFTPPDKEVLNDKDYLSAEARNVLLTGKIQPPPKQTGVLGAVNKPLVVTTVRRPYTKSAVSGAGANATNNSQATPRNKDTISEGSEAGAQENEENPQIAKAEGGKKDDAVAPPQGSGRKRAAPQTGGTENSVASNAVSSSQPPPNKPRRGRPPKNPAATPNSDKEVTTTAGAGRGRKRAAPSQDLTSTGAAEPISGKIPKQKERQIDLQR, encoded by the exons ATGGAGTTCCCGCAGCAGCACCAGAAGCCGGCGGGGGACGGGAAGATCATCTACCCGCTCGGAGTGAAGGAGATCACGGACAAGATCAGCAACGATGAGGTGGTTAAACGCTTAAAG TTGGTGGTGAAGACCTACATGGACATGGACCAGGACTCTGAGGAGGAGAAGCAGCAGTATCTGGCCCTCGCGCTCCACTTGGCCTCGGAGTTCTTCCTGCGCAACCCCAACAAGGACGTGCGGCTGCTGGTGGCCTGCTGCCTGGCCGATATCTTCAGGATCTACGCCCCCGAGGCTCCGTACACCTCGCACGATAAACTCAAG GAGATTTTTCTGTTCATCACACGTCAGCTGAAGGGACTGGAGGACACCAAGAGTCCTCAGTTCAACAGATACTTTTACCTGCTGGAG AACCTGGCCTGGGTGAAGTCCTACAACATCTGCTTCGAGCTGGAGGACTGTAACGAGATCTTCATCCAGCTGTTCAAAACGCTCTTCTCTGTGATCAA CAACAGCCACAACCAGAAGGTTCAGATGCACATGCTGGACCTGATGAGCTCCATCATCACGGAGGGGGACGGAGTCACTCAGGAGCTCCTCGACACCATTCTCATCAACCTCATCCCGGCACACAAG AACCTGAACAAGCAGGCGTACGACCTGGCCAAGACGCTGCTCAAGAGGACCGTCCAGGCCATCGAGAACTGCATCGCCTCG TTCTTCAATCAGGTGCTGGTGATGGGGAAGTCCTCGGTGAGCGACCTCTCGGAGCACGTGTTCGACCTCATACAGGAGCTGTTCTCCATCGACCCTCTGCTGCTGGTGTCCGTCATGCCTCAGCTGGAGTTCAAACTGAAG AGTAACGACGGCGAAGAACGGCTGGCTGTGGTGAAGCTGCTGGCTAAACTCTTCGGCGTCAAGGACTCCGAGCTGGCCACTCAGAACCGGCCGCTGTGGCAGTGCTTCTTAGGAAG ATTTAATGATATTCACGTACCTGTGAGGTTGGAGTGTGTGAAGTTTGCCAGCCACTGCCTCATGAATCACCCAGACCTGGCCAAGGACctcacag AATACCTGAAGGTGAGGTCACATGACCCCGAAGAGGCGATCCGCCACGACGTCATCGTGACCATCATCAACGCCGGGAAGAAGGACCTGAGCCTGGTGAACGATCAGCTGCTGGGCTTCGTCCGGGAGAGGATGCTGGACAAACGG TGGCGCGTCCGCAAGGAGGCCATGATGGGCCTGGCTCAGCTCTATAAGAAGTACTGCCTGCACCacgaggcggggaaagagtccGCCCAAAAGATCAGCTGGATCAAAGACAAACTGCTGCACATCTACTACCAGAACAGCATCGACGACAA GTTGCTGGTGGAGAAGATCTTTGCACAGTTCATGGTCCCTCACAACCTGGAGACGGAGGAGAAGATGAAGTGTCTGTATTATCTGTACGCCTGCTTGGACACCAACGCCGTCAA GGCGCTGAACGAGATGTGGAAGTGTCAGAACATGCTCCGAGGGCTGGTGAAGGAACTCCTGGACCTGCACAAGCTCCCCACGGTGAGAAACGCTTCCGATCCGATCCGCCCCGCTTGCCCTCCCGATTCTCACGCTTGTGTCGTCGTGTGCCCGCAGTCGGAGGCCAACACCGCCGCCATGTTCGCCAAGCTCATGACCGTCGCCA AGAACCTGCCCGACCCGGGGAAGGCGCAGGACTTCATGAAGAAGTTCAACCAGGTGCTGGGCGAGGACGAGAAGCTGCGCCTGCAGCTGGAGCAGCTCATCAGCCCCACGTGCTCCTGCAAGCAGGCCGAGCTCTGCGTG AGAGAGATCACGCGCAAGCTGACGTACCCCAAGCAGCCCACCAACCCCTTCCTGGAGATGGTGAAGTTCCTGCTGGAGAGAATCGCACCCGTTCACATCGACTCGGAGGCCATCAG tgctctGGTGAAGCTTTTGAACAAATCCATCGAGGGCACCGCTGACGACGAGGACGAGGGCGTGACCCCCGACACGGCCATCCGCGCAGGACTGGAATTACTCAAG gtgTTGTCCTTCACCCACCCCACGTCCTTCCACTCGGCCGAGACCTACGAGTCCCTGCTGCAGTGCCTGAAGATGGAGGACGACAAGGTGGCCGAGGCCGCCATCCAGATCTTCAGGAACACCGGCCAGAAGATCGAGGCCGAGCTGCAGCAGATCCGATC gactcTGATCCCCGTCCTGCACCAGAAAGCCAAACGCGGGACCCCCCACCAGGCCAAGCAGGCCGTGCACTGCATCCACTCCATCTTCCACAACAAGGAGGTCCAGCTGGCTCAGATATTCGAG CCTCTGTCTCGGAGCCTGAACGCCGACGTCCCGGAGCAGCTGATCACGCCCCTGGTCTCTCTGGGTCACATCTCCATGCTGGCGCCGGATCAGTTCGCGTCCCCCATGAAGTCCATAGTGGCTAACTTCATCGTGAAGGACCTGCTCATGAACGACCGG TCCGTGGGCAGTAAGAACGGGCGGCTGTGGACGGCCGACGACGAGGTCTCGCCCGAGGTGCTGGCTAAGGTCCAGGCCATCAAGCTGCTGGTCAGATGGTTGCTGGGGATGAAGAACAATCAGTCCAAGTCGGCCAACTCCACCCTCCGACTCCTGTCGGCCATGCTGGTCAGCGAGGGCGACCTGACCGAGCAGAAGAAGATCTG TAAGTCGGATATGTCTCGGCTGAGGCTGGCGGCGGGCAGCGCCATCCTGAAGCTGGCGCAGGAACCCTGTTACCATGACATCATCACACCGGAGCAGTTCCAGCTGTGTGGACTGGTCATTAAC GACGAGTGTTACCAGGTGCGTCAGATCTTTGCTCAGAAGCTCCACATGGCCCTGGTGAAGCTGCTCCTGCCGTTAGAGTACTTGGCCGTGTTCGCTCTGTGCGCCAAGGACCCGGTGAAGGAGAGGCGCGCCCACGCCCGCCAGTGCCTGCTCAAGAACATCAGCGTCCGCCGCGAGTACATCAAGCAGAACCCCATGGCTCAGG AGAAGCTCCTGTCTCTTCTGCCCGAGTACGTGGTGCCGTACATGATCCACCTGCTGGCGCACGACCCGGACTTCACCAAGCCGCAGGACCTGGAGCAGCTCCGAGACATCAAAGA gtgccTGTGGTTCATGCTGGAGGTGCTGATGACCAAGAACGAGAACAACAGTCACTCGTTCCTGAGGAAGATGGTGGAGAACATCAAGCAGACCAAAGACGCCCAGGCCCCCGACGACCCCAAAGCTAACgag aAGCTTTACATCGTGTGTGACGTGGCCATGTTCGTCATCACCAACAAGAGTACTTCCTGTCACCTGGACTCGCCCAAGGACCCGGTGCTTCCTGTCAAGTTCTTCACTCCACCTGATAAG GAGGTGCTTAACGATAAAGATTACCTGAGCGCCGAGGCCCGGAACGTCCTTCTGACCGGGAAGATCCAG CCGCCGCCGAAGCAGACGGGCGTGTTGGGAGCGGTGAACAAGCCTCTAGTGGTGACGACGGTGCGCAGGCCGTACACCAAATCCGCCGTCTCCGGCGCGGGGGCCAACGCCACCAACAACTCCCAGGCCACGCCCAGGAAcaa
- the n4bp2 gene encoding NEDD4-binding protein 2: protein MPKKKKNGPGAGGSVPPVYYSNPGSNRAASGPELTVTRAADMSALNRDEVVRNMQEMFSDLDPVVIYIVLSEADFKVENAMDALLELSGAATGRVTTPPPISGFEMAAAVLEPRRSGTGPSTSGSERSAVSDGEASRQELSPETTCLTEEFDSLIDQELETFMMPKPPPSSQSVPRGALLELDQLAIDDNTNVGSLSQRGYYPPARTAGVQGNTSPLDELSLGGACLPHDDEIPVDFSYLTSDSSSAVTRTSAFKPYHRPDQIVNLSEGLHPTWIVQASSLQPHVENPAFITPVVQSPNPWTNPPSVLRWAAGWTVSQAPLKPSATVPKSWMLAPQSRLRLEGQVLVLLRGAPGSGKSTLASAMLEQNPGGAVLSTDEYFTRNGMYCYQPDLLGEAHAWNHRRAKEAFERGFNPVIIDNTNMQCWEMKPYVALALKHKYRVLFREPNTWWKSKPRELEKRTKHGVTKEKIRRMLDNQDRFVSVQNIMASQPISTAVYGVDVPESGASQCSLQRLRTHPDLVGNSGFGKAGGHLSSSLPDVSSVDGRCSPSISNTDRAESDTESTGYKELAEDLQSELLDGAELDRELEASISLSERENVEANERAWEQCPESMGQRVRRERDRLADRDATGHSLSPEHGEGNLEEAEGCKKDESEGVRAADVKQLDFVGDWPSESLQQRAQRSRKSASLSVRNLEEDTNKPETSGGPSDSNVSGKTEFQKLLDLLQEGEIAQETTREDQRVLPDCVLDWKSGESSPLGDDGSGSQGSTEELESDQDASGVGTPEKEEGEKKADPSLVPDVTPRLESEVDFKESEVYHERKKGSSRKAGKSYRLALTFTNQSPFLAGASSGSPVDSSVQTDAQDFALLWRTERRMCAGPDWADSTRGSVILEGNPLRFVPKTTEEEPPGPQAIPYRVRHDKGSQVEENKLRELPIKQSSLEILRCHFKHVPLETLEDLFEKCHQDMEWTTNLLLDSGECLCRDEKEDASDQAAPEGLVQAAEEELLTVGSTEDTRGEVTVPQSSTENIADEPEDSAEVLEGSNHLSQPSQTASNSPTVSDPEPQSAPPQEDIPVSDLPEGSGWDIREEEDVEAEAFMIQEEVDAITQSLLTRLDELDRRREKERKEKERPGPRSNGTMNIQTLELKLTTELALQLTELFGPVGVSPGEFSPDDCSVLMDLNLAKLLHQKWKETIQERQRRAALTYQLLQESSDYWDESWPLVFEQWDSAAGSAQDAALLAERWSASRPPVSLRDIMMEEQVMQESLEKARLMDPDRKDGAALLKEKQLYALFPSIDRHFLRDIFRDHNYSLEQTQQFLHALLDDGPVRNVVAAELGPERNESRRPPSKERRRTEREGPTPYQDTEDPEYEDFRTEAVLQRRRQHESFQKAAEAYRQGRKDVAGFYAQQGHLHGHKVKEANHRAAVQIFERVNATLLPQNVLDLHGLHVDEALRHLQRVLSVKSTEWMQGLCRPQLSVITGRGNHSQGGVARIRPAVLDYLKNQNYRYTEVKPGLLVVTLH, encoded by the exons ATgccaaagaaaaagaaaaacggACCCGGTGCGGGAGGTTCGGTACCGCCGGTTTATTATTCTAATCCCGGTTCTAACAGGGCCGCTTCAGGCCCGGAGCTCACGGTAACCAGGGCGGCCGACATGAGCGCGCTAAACAGGGACGAGGTCGTGAGGAACATGCAGGAGATGTTCTCAGATCTGGACCCTGTGGTTATTTACATCGTGCTTTCTGAGGCTGATTTTAAAG TGGAAAATGCCATGGACGCCCTCCTGGAGCTGTCCGGTGCCGCTACAGGAAGGGTCACGACCCCTCCACCGATCTCAGGCTTTGAGATGGCTGCCGCTGTCCTGGAACCACGTCGGTCTGGGACAGGACCGTCCACGTCGGGATCCGAACGGTCGGCCGTGTCAGACGGCGAAGCATCCCGGCAGGAGCTCAGCCCTGAAACGACTTGTCTAACTGAGGAGTTCGATTCACTCATTGATCAGGAACTGGAAACTTTTATGATGCCCAAACCCCCACCGTCCTCACAGTCAGTTCCTCGAGGAGCTTTGCTGGAGCTGGATCAGTTAGCTATCGATGACAACACTAATGTAGGCTCTCTGAGCCAGCGTGGTTACTATCCGCCCGCCAGAACCGCTGGAGTCCAAGGGAACACCTCACCTTTAGATGAACTCAGTTTAGGGGGGGCATGTTTACCTCATGATGATGAGATTCCTGTTGATTTTAGTTACTTAACCAGCGATTCCAGCAGTGCTGTTACAAGAACTTCCGCCTTTAAGCCGTACCACAGACCTGATCAGATCGTGAATCTATCTGAAGGCCTGCACCCTACCTGGATCGTTCAGGCTTCATCTCTCCAGCCCCACGTGGAGAATCCGGCGTTTATAACACCGGTGGTGCAATCCCCAAACCCATGGACGAATCCCCCCTCCGTGTTGAGGTGGGCTGCAGGCTGGACTGTCAGTCAGGCTCCTCTGAAGCCCTCAGCCACCGTTCCCAAGTCGTGGATGCTTGCTCCACAGAGCAGACTCAGGTTGGAGGGGCAGGTCCTGGTGCTGCTCAGAGGGGCTCCCGGATCGGGCAAAAGCACGCTGGCCAG tgccatgttggaacaaAACCCCGGTGGGGCGGTGTTGAGTACAGATGAGTACTTTACCAGAAACGGCATGTACTGCTATCAGCCGGACCTGCTGGGAGAGGCTCACGCCTGGAACCACCGGAGAG CCAAAGAAGCGTTTGAGAGAGGTTTTAACCCTGTGATTATAGACAACACGAACATGCAGTGTTGGGAGATGAAGCCCTACGTTGCTTTG GCCCTGAAGCACAAGTACAGAGTTCTGTTCCGCGAACCCAACACCTGGTGGAAAAGCAAACCGCGGGAACTAGAGAA ACGCACCAAACACGGGGTAACGAAGGAGAAGATTCGGCGCATGCTGGACAACCAGGACCGTTTTGTATCTGTCCAGAATATAATGGCGTCACAGCCCATATCCACGGCCGTCTACGGTGTGGATGTACCCGAGTCAGGCGCATCACAGTGCTCGCT GCAGCGTTTAAGAACTCATCCCGACCTAGTGGGCAACTCTGGGTTTGGTAAAGCCGGTGGGCACCTTTCCTCCTCTCTGCCAGACGTTTCCTCGGTTGACGGGAGGTGTAGCCCCAGTATATCAAACACAGACCGAGCGGAGAGCGATACGGAATCCACCGGTTATAAAGAACTCGCTGAAgatcttcagtctgagctgctAGATGGAGCAGAACTGGACCGGGAACTAGAAGCCAGTATTTCACTCTCTGAGAGGGAGAACGTTGAAGCGAATGAAAGGGCTTGGGAACAGTGTCCAGAGTCGATGGGTCAGCGGGTCAGGAGAGAGAGGGACAGACTGGCGGACAGAGATGCCACCGGTCACTCTCTATCTCCGGAACACGGTGAAGGGAATTTGGAAGAAGCAGAAGGGTGTAAGAAGGACGAATCAGAGGGCGTACGGGCCGCCGACGTTAAACAGCTGGATTTTGTGGGTGACTGGCCTTCTGAGAGCCTCCAACAGCGCGCTCAGAGGAGTCGCAAGTCAGCGTCTCTGAGTGTGAGAAACTTAGAAGAAGACACAAATAAACCCGAGACATCAGGAGGACCTTCAGATTCCAACGTTTCAGGTAAAACGGAGTTCCAGAAGCTTTTAGATCTTCTTCAAGAAGGTGAAATTGCTCAAGAAACAACAAGAGAGGATCAGAGAGTTCTCCCTGATTGTGTTCTGGACTGGAAGTCTGGAGAATCTTCTCCTCTTGGAGATGACGGCTCTGGTTCTCAAGGCTCTACCGAAGAGCTTGAATCAGACCAGGATGCGTCAGGTGTCGGTACTCCAGAAAAAGAAGAAGGAGAGAAGAAAGCCGATCCATCTCTCGTCCCTGACGTGACTCCTAGATTAGAAAGTGAGGTGGACTTTAAGGAGTCTGAGGTCTACCATGAGAGGAAGAAAGGTTCCTCTCGGAAAGCTGGGAAATCCTACAGACTGGCACTGACCTTCACAAATCAGAGTCCGTTCCTAGCCGGCGCATCTTCAGGGTCTCCCGTGGATTCCTCAGTACAGACGGACGCTCAGGACTTTGCCCTCCTGTGGAGAACCGAGCGTCGGATGTGTGCCGGACCAGACTGGGCTGACTCCACCCGGGGATCGGTGATTTTGGAGGGAAACCCTTTACGTTTTGTCCCCAAAACAACAGAAGAGGAGCCTCCAGGACCGCAGGCGATCCCGTACCGCGTACGCCATGATAAAGGGTCTCAGGTGGAGGAGAACAAGCTTAGAGAGTTACCCATCAAACAGAGCAGTCTGGAGATACTCAGGTGTCACTTTAAACACGTCCCTCTGGAGACCCTGGAGGACCTGTTCGAGAAGTGTCACCAGGACATGGAGTGGACGACCAACCTCCTGCTGGATTCGGGGGAATGTCTCTGTAGGGATGAGAAGGAAGATGCTTCTGATCAGGCAGCTCCTGAGGGTTTGGTTCAGGCTGCTGAGGAGGAACTTCTGACAGTCGGGTCCACAGAGGACACCAGGGGAGAGGTTACAGTGCCGCAGAGCTCGACTGAGAATATTGCTGATGAGCCTGAAGATTCAGCTGAAGTACTCGAGGGATCTAACCATCTATCCCAACCAAGCCAAACCGCTTCCAATTCCcccactgtgtctgatcctgaACCCCAATCAGCACCACCTCAGGAGGACATCCCGGTCTCAGATCTTCCTGAAGGATCAGGATGGGATATTAGGGAGGAGGAGGACGTGgaagcagaagcttttatgaTCCAAGAAGAAGTGGACGCCATAACACAGTCGCTCCTGACTCGACTGGATGAGCTGGATCGCAGGAGGGAGAAAGAACGAAAGGAGAAAGAGAGGCCGGGTCCGAGGAGCAACGGGACCATGAACATTCAGACCCTGGAGCTGAAGCTAACCACAGAGCTAGCTCTGCAGCTCACTGAGCTGTTCGGACCTGTCGGGGTCTCTCCAG GTGAGTTTTCTCCGGACGACTGCTCGGTGCTCATGGACCTCAATCTGGCCAAACTGCTGCACCAGAAATGGAAGGAAACCATCCAG GAGAGACAAAGACGAGCAGCTCTGACGTATCAGCTACTGCAGGAAA GTTCTGATTACTGGGACGAGTCCTGGCCGCTCGTGTTTGAACAGTGGGACTCGGCCGCCGGTAGCGCACAGGACGCCGCGCTGTTGGCCGAGCGCTGGAGCGCGTCCCGTCCGCCGGTGTCTCTCAGGGACATCATGATGGAGGAGCAGGTGATGCAGGAAAGTCTGGAGAAG gccaGGCTGATGGATCCGGACCGCAAGGACGGTGCCGCCCTCCTGAAGGAGAAGCAGCTCTACGCTCTCTTCCCCAGCATCGACCGACACTTCCTCCGGGACATCTTCAGAGACCACAA ttactCTCTGGAGCAGACGCAGCAGTTCCTTCACGCCCTGCTGGACGACGGTCCTGTGAGAAACGTAGTCGCCGCTGAGCTCGGCCCCGAGCGTAACGAGTCGCGCAGACCGCCTAGCAAAGAGAGG CGGAGGACCGAGCGAGAGGGACCGACGCCGTATCAGGACACCGAAGACCCCGAGTACGAGGACTTCCGGACGGAGGCCGTGCTCCAGAGACGCCGCCAGCACGAGTCTTTCCAAAAAGCCGCGGAAGCCTACAGACAAGGGCGCAAGGACGTGGCCGGTTTCTACGCCCAGCAG GGGCATTTACACGGGCACAAAGTGAAGGAGGCGAATCACCGGGCGGCGGTGCAGATATTCGAGCGGGTGAACGCCACACTCCTTCCTCAGAACGTTCTGGATCTGCACGGGCTGCACGTGGACGAAGCTCTGCGTCACCTGCAGAGGGTGCTGTCTGTAAAAAGCACCG AATGGATGCAGGGTCTCTGTCGCCCTCAGCTGTCTGTCATCACAGGGAGAGGAAACCACAGCCAGGGGGGTGTGGCGCGCATCCGGCCCGCCGTCCTCGACTACCTCAAAAACCAAAATTACAG GTACACGGAGGTGAAGCCGGGTCTGTTGGTGGTGACGCTGCACTGA